Genomic segment of Pseudomonas sp. CCI4.2:
TTGCGTGGGCCGAGGTGTTCGAGGGCTTTGGACAGCGACGATGAAGCGATCAAGGTCATGAACGCCCCCGGCACGCCGTGGCCAGTGCAATCGGCGACCGCGCCGAACCAGCCATCGTCGTGAGTGGCGAAATGATAGAAGTCGCCGCCGACCACGTCCCGAGGCTCCCAGACCAACGCCGCGTCGCGCAGGGTCAATGCCAGGGTTTCGCGAGACGCACGGAGCATGGCGCGCTGAATCACGCTGGCGTATTCGATGCTCTGCATGATCTGGCGGTTTTTTTCCGCCTGCATCGCGGCAACCACGCCCATCAGCTGCAACCCGCTGCCCAGGCCGAGAAAGCGACCTTCGCGGGTGATGATAAAACCATCGGCCAAGGTTTTTTCGCCGAACTCCACAGTCTTGAAGGTCAGCGCTTCAATGCTCATCGCGGCATCGACAATCAGCGGTTCTTTGTCCATGAACGCGATGCAGCTTTTTTTGTCATACAGCTCGCGATGAAACGGCTTACTCATCTGCGACAGAAAAATAGTGCGGTTGATCAATCCTATCGGTTTGTCATCCTCCAGCACCGCCAAACTGGTCAGGTCGCGGTGGGAAGAAAACATCTCCATCACTTGCGAGTTGGCACCGGCTACGTCGATGGTCGGCATGTTCTGACACAAATCGCCAGCGCACCGGTGATCCCCCGGCACTTCAGGACGACGGAACGGCGAAAAAGTAGTGTCCATACCCAACCATCACGCTGAATGAGAGCTGGATAGTGGCCTTATGATGTGTACGTCGTGTGACAGTCGGTGTATGCAGCTCGATTTAACCCGTAAAGTTAACGATATTTAAAACCGTAGGAGCGCGCATGCCCGCGATCGGCTGCGCAGCAGTCGTAAATCCGGCAACTGAGCTCTTCAGTTGGAACCGGTCGCCAATTCGGACCGCTTCGCGCTCCATCGCGGACAAGCGCGCTCCTACAGTTGCCCAGTGTTTGTTTTGCGACAGGTATTGCGCCGACAGTTTACAAACCAACGTCAAGCAGCACAGGACGGTTGGCCAGTGCTTTGCTCATCAGTTTTTCAACGAACTCACGGTCAACGTCCGGGAGCGGTAGGCGCGGCGGACGGGTGAGGGAGGTGCCACGGCCCGCCAGTTCTTCGCAGAGTTTGATGCATTGCACCAGGTCTGGACGTGCATCGAGGTGCAGCAGCGGCATAAACCACTCATAGAGTGGCATGGCCTCTTTGAAGCGACCGTCGCGAGCCAGGCGGAACAAGGTTTCGCCTTCTTTCGGAAAGGCGTTGGACATCCCCGACACCCAACCGACAGCGCCCACTGCGATGCTTTCCAGCACCACGTCATCGAGGCCGGCAAACAGCACGAAGCGGTCGCCGACTTCATTGCGTACATCGATGAAACGGCGCGTGTCGCCCGAGGAGTCTTTGAAGCAGACAATGTTCTCGCAGTCCGCCAAGGAAATTAAAATGTCCGGCGTGACGTCGTTTTTGTAGATCGGCGGATTGTTGTAGACCATCACCGGCAGGTCGATGCTGGTGGCAACGCTGCGGAAGTGGGCGGCAGCTTCGTGGGGTTTGGCTGAGTAAACCAGCGCGGGCATCAGCATGATGCCGTCGGCACCGACCCGCTGAATTTCCTTGGCCAGTTTGGTGGCGTTGGCGCTGGTGAATTCCGCGATGCCAGACAGCACCGGAACGCGACCGGCAGAGGCATCTTTGGCCACTTCCACCAGTTGGATTTTTTCTTCACTGCTCAGCGAGGTGTTTTCACCCACGGTGCCGCAGATGATCAACCCGGAAACGCCGTCGCGCACCAGGTTTTGAATGACCGTATGGGTGGCTTCGAAATCGATGCTGAAGTCGCTGCGAAATTGAGTGGTGACGGCAGGGAAAACGCCGCTCCAGTTGACTGTTCTGCTCATGATGGCCTCCAATTGGCTTTATGTATTTCGTATACGTTTATGTAGGGGCAACGCTATAGGGCGTGTTTCGGTGTTTCTAGGTTAGATATTCAAATGCACGGGCCAGGTGTCCGACAGTTGATAGCCGACGGGGTACGGATCGCTTGGGTCGAGCATGTGTTGATGAGTGCCGGTGATCCAGGCGCGGCCTGACAGGCAAGGGACGATGGCCGGTTTGTCGGCGACGTGAGTGACGGAATCGATGCGGCAGTGAAATTCGGAGCCGATGATCGAGCGCCCGATAAAGCGCTCGCCCACGGCCAATTGACCTTTAGCATGCAGCACCGCCATGCGCGCCGAGCAGCCGGTGCCGCAAGGGGAACGGTCGATCTTGCCGGGACGAATCACCACCGCGTTGGCGGCGCTGGCTACACCTTCGGAGCGGGTCACCGGTGCGGCGATTTGGCAAAACGAAATGTGGTTCCAGTCCGGGTTCAAGGGATGGGTGAAGCCCAATTGCTCATTCGCGGCTTGGGTGATTTTCAAACCCATGGCAACCAGATCGGTGGCTTCATCGGCGGTCAGGGAAAAGCCCAAGCGTGCGGAATCAACGATGACAAAACTGTCGCCGCCGTAAGCAGTATCGACCTGAATTGAACCGAGTCCGGGCACTTCAAGGGTGGCGTTCAATTTGTCGGCGAAAGAAGCAACATTGCGCACCTCCACACGCTCGGCTTTTCCGTTGCGGCATTGGGCGATGACTTCGATCAGGCCGCCGGGGGCTTCCAAAATCAGTCGGGTTTGCGGTTCGGTCATCGGCAAAATGCCGGCGTCTAACAGCACAGTGGCAACGCACATCGAATTGGAGCCGGACATCGGCGGTACGTCGGCGGGCTCCATGATGATGAAGCCCATTTGCGCCAACGGGTTTTTCGCCGGCACCAGCAAATTAACGTGACGGAATACCCCTCCACGGGGTTCGTTGAGCACGAAGTTGCGCAACACGGTGTCGTTGGCGACCCAGCGCGACTGTTCCCACAACGTATCGCCCGGCGGCGGGACCACGCCGCCGACAATCACATCGCCGACTTCGCCTTCAGCGTGGCAACTGATGACATGGATGACTTTTGATGACCGCACGTTCATGTCTCCTGAAAAATGTAGAAAATCCCCCTACAAAACCGCGTCGTCCGCTTCCCGAATAAATTCGGTCAAACAGAAGTCCCTGTGGGGCGAATTCATTCGCGAAGGCGTCGGGCGCTAATGCACCGACTTAAGAAACTCAATGGTTTCGGCCCGTTGTGGATTACCAATCACTTGTTCCGGCGTTCCAATCTCATGCACCAACCCGCTGCGCAGAAACGCCACGCGGTCTGATACGTCCCGGGCGAAGCGGATTTCGTGGGTCACTAAAACCATGGTCATCCCGTCTTCGGCGAGCATGCGCATGGTGTCCAACACTTCACCCACCAACTGCGGGTCAAGCGCCGAGGTGGCTTCGTCGAACAGCATGTAATTCGGTGACATTGCCAGGGCACGGGCGATGGCCATGCGTTGTTGCTGGCCGCCCGAGAGTTTGCCGGGGAACACGTTGAGCTTGTCGGCCAAGCCCACGTGAGTCAGTTGTTTCACGGCCAGCTCTTCGGCTTCGGCAGCGCTTTTGCCCAACACTTTGCGCGGCGCCAGCATCACGTTTTCCAATACCGTCAAGTGCGGGAACGCATTGAACTGCTGGAACACGATGCCGATTTTTTGCCGCAGTTTGTTGAGGTCGGTGCTCTTGTTATGCACCTCGGTGCCGTCAACCCGAATGCTGCCGCTCTTGATCGATTCCAAGCCGTTGATGCACATCAGTAAGGTCGATTTACCGGAGCCGGAGCCACCGATGATCGACACCACTTCGCCTTTGTTCACCGTCAGACTTACGCCTTTGATCACGTCGAGCTCGCCGAAGGATTTGTATACGTTGTCGATCTCAATCATTTTCCTGCCACCTCGTTTCCAGACGGGCACCCAAGCGGGCAACCACCAGGCTCATGACGTAGTAAATAAGCCCCGCGATGCTGAGCACCAGCAGCGGCTCATCGATGCGGGTCACAATGGTTTGCGAGGCGCGAAGCAGTTCGATGATGCCGATCCACATCACCAGCGCCGTGTCTTTCATCACCGACAGCGTCAGATTCAACCAGCCGGGGAAGGACACCCGCAGCGCAATCGGCAAGACGATAAAACGCAAATCCTGCAAGTAGCTCAGACCCAGCGAACGACTGGCGCGGCGCAAGGTAAACGGAACTGCCAGCACCCCGCCGCGAACGATTTCCGTGCAGTAGGCCGTGGCATAAACCCCCAGCACCACGCAGCCCACGGTGAACGCACTCCAGTTCAGGCCAACGATGCTTTTCAGCGCATTGAACAGCACGAACTGGATCAACAACGGCACGCTGCGAAACACGTCCAGCAGCCAAGCCAGTGGCACGGTGGATCTCGGAAACAATGCCCGCAGCACGCCGCATAGCAGACCGGCCAACGTCCCGATCAGCATCGCTGCCAGGGTCAATAGAATCGTGACCCAGGCGCCTTGCATCAGGTACATGAAGTCGCTTGTGGTGAAGCTCGTCGTGAACATGCTCATTCCTTAATACCTGAACAGTCGCCAGCTCAGCAGGCGGGCGACGCCGACGATCAGCTTGGCGATCAGGTAATAAATCACCGCCGCCAGCGCAAAGAACTCGAAGGTACGGAAGGTTTTCACGTTGTAATCCTGGGTCACGCCGGTGAGGTCGTTGTTCAGCCCGACCACTACCCCCAGCGAGGTCATCAGTACCGCCCAGACCATTTGATTGGTCAGCGGGTAGAACACGATGCGCAGCAATTGCGGAACGATGACCAATCGATACGCTTGGGGCGCGCTCATGCCCAGCGAGCGGGCGGCGCGCATTTGCGTGTCGGGCACCGCCTTGAGGCCACCGCGAAAGTTCTCGGCCAGATAGCCCGCGTTGTTGAAGGTGATACCGGCCAGCAGCGCCAGCCAAGAACTGACGTGCAGGCCAAAAGAACCCAGGCCGAAATACAGCATGTAGATCTGAAATAACGAGGGCGTGTTACGGGCAATCGATACCCACAGGTCGCCCAAGCCCCGTAGCCAGCGATTGTCGCCCTGACGAATAAGCGTCAGCAGCAGGGCGATGATCACCCCGAAAATCATCGAAAGTGCGGCGGTCTGAAAGGTGACCACCGCGCCGTCGAGCATGTCCGGCAGCGCCTTGAGCGCCGCCCGCCAATGGAAGGTGTAATCAAACATGGGCAGGCACCTCCACGGTGTCATCCAGCCAGCGCGGCAGGCGACCTTTGGTTTCTCCAGCGCAGGCGGCATCGACGCAGGCCGCGAGGCTGCCGAAATGCACTAAGCGCCCCACCAGCCCCGGTGCGTAATGGGCATATTTTCCTGAGTTGGTCATTAGCGTGCGGGCCTGCACCGGCACCACCGGTTCGCCGAGCATGCACCAGCAGGTGTCGGTGACGAACTGAGCGCCGAAGCTTTCCAGCGCCGTCACGTAACCGGCCTTGATCGCCTGAGCATGAATCGCCCGACCGCAGGTGATCACCATCGCCAGGTCTGGATGCTTGGTGTGGCCGTGGCAGAGCGCGGCTAAGGTTGCGCATTCGCTCAAGGAAAAATGCGGGTTGCCCAGGGAGACCAGATCAACTTTCGCCTCTTCGGCGCTGTTCAGTTCTTTCCAACTGCCTTGCAAGTCTTCGAGGGTGATGTGCAGCGTTCGCGGGGCGGGTTGGTTGCCCAACGCGTGCTCGACGGTGGCCGCTTCCGGGGTGACGCCGACGATATGGAACATCGGCGCGCCGGAGGTGGTGGCGAACGCGGCGCCAAAAGCTTTCAGGTCGTCCAGCGTTGGCTGCCGTGTTTCAAGGCCGCAGATCACCGGAATCTCACTCCCGGCCAATAGCCCGACGTGGTAACCGAGCAGCGGATAAAACGCGTCATCCAGCTCCGCCAGCGGCGGCAGTTCAATGCACAGCGTGGCGTGTCGTTGTTGGTCCACATGGCAGCCGGTCAACGGCGCACGACCAGTGAGCGCGATGCAGATGTCCAGGTAATCGGGGTATTTCAGGGTGCGTGCGCCGAGCACACTGTTGGCGTACACCACGGCGTTGGATTCGGCCCAGACGATTTGTTCGCCAGCCTTGGGCGCGCTGTCCAGCAAGTACGGCGCGCAGGTGAAGCTGACCTTCGCGCCCATGGCCAAATACGCATCGCCCAACTGGCTGGCGGGAACACCCAGCGCCACGTCGATACCCTGTTCACGCCAACGGCGCTTGTCTACGGAGATTGAATTGAGCGTCGTCGGCACGCTGACGTTGGCGCCCCAGGCCACCAGTTGCTGAGCAAAACGCAGGCTCGCCGGGCCGGTATAGATGCAGCCGTCGATGTGCGCCTGAGTGACGTCCAGCAGTTCGGTCGCGCCTTGCAGTTCGGCGATACGCAAGATGATGTGCATCGCCACTTGGGCCGCTTTGCCGTGGGCCCCCTCGAGCAATTCTCGGTCGCGGCAATTGAGCGTGATGGTTGATGGCAAAACCGGCGTATAGACAGCTGCCGCCGGCACCTCGGGCATCAATTGCGGCTGCGAAAATCCGCTTAAAAGGCCGGCCTCGATCTGCACATAACGTACGTCACGCAGCGCGGCAAAACCTTCACGGCCGACGCACATGACCGGGATCGACCGATGAAACATTTGCTCGGCGATTAAGACGCCCAGGGTCAGGATGTCGTCAACGTGCTCAAACACCAGCGCGGCGGGGGCGTGGCCGTTGAGGATCAATTCCAGCAACACGCTGCTGCCGGTACATGAGCCGCGCCCGCTGGGAATGGCCAGCACGCGATGGGCCAGAACTTCACCCCACAGGGGATGATGGCGGTCGATGATTTCACCGCTGAACGGATCGACGCCGCCCCAAAAACTCAGGCCGACATCGGAGTAGAGCAATTCGCCTTGCGCTGATCCCGCTACCAGACTGCGGCCGCTTAAGGAGATATCAGGCATCGTGGGGTTCCTACAGGGAAAAAAAGCCCGGCGCCAAAACGACGCGCGGGCACGGCCTCAATCAGCGATAGACACCTGGAACCGTCAGGTTTACCGGATCGCCACCCACCCATTTGGCGTACAGCTCTTTATAGCGACCGTCACGCACTTGATGCTGGATGAACAGGTTGAGGTAGTTGATCAAGCCGTATTCGTCACGTTTTGCAGCCAGTGCAACATAATCGATGACATACGGCGCCGGGCCAACGATGTCCAAGTCCGGGAATTTGCCGGTTTTGATCACTGCCGCCGACACGGTGTTGGTGATTACCGTGGCATCGATGTGGCCTTGCTCAACTGCCTGGATCGTATCGTTCTGATTTTGGTACGCGCGGAAACTGCCTTTCGGGTCGTTCCAGGCCTTCACGTCTTTTTCCAGGGCAATGGCTTCGAACGTGCCGCTGGTGTTGCCGACCGGGCGGCCCTTGAGGTCCTCGTATTTGGCGATCCCTTTACCTTTGTGCGCCACCACCATCATTTGAAAGGCGAAATACGGAATCGTCATGCCAACGGTTTTCGCTCGTTCCAGGGTGTCTGACGTAGAACCGACAATCACGTCCGCACGGCCTGAAACCAAGGCCGGGATGCGGTCGGGAAACGGTGTATCAACAATCTCGGCTTTAACGCCCAAGGTCTTTGCCAGATCATTGCAATAATCGACGTCGAAACCGATGGGCGTGTTCGTCGCATCGCGAGAGCCCATTGGCGGGAAGTCCAGCGTAACCGCGCAACGTAAAGTGCCACTTTCAATGATGCTATCGAGCTTGTCGGCCTGGGCCGTGCCGATACAGCAGGCGCCAACTAGTGCAGTGAGGGCTACGGCGGTTACGTGCTTCTTCATGTGAGGGCCTCGTTATCGTGGTGTCAGTCAGATGAACTCGTTTGGTATTGAGGATTTCGTATACGTTATTTTATATGCAGAGGATGTGCCAGATTGGTGGTGACCTGAGTGCAGCGCGGGAGGGCGTGGTTCTGGGAGTTTAGCGGGGATTTAGCTGAGGTTTCGAAAGGCGGCGCGATGTTACATAACGGAGCAAAACCGGTAACGGGTGGGCTGTTTTGGGGAGAAATCGGTCAGTACTGAATCGCGTGGGTCTGAGATTCTGTGGCACCGAATTTAGTCGGGAAAGCGGTTGGTCTGGCACACCGCGTCAAACCATTCGCGAATGAATTCGCTCCCACAGAGTTATTGAATGCCACAGGATTCAAGTTTTCACCGGCCGATTCGGCAGGTGTTCATACAAAGTGCGGCAGACGCCGATGATGTGTTGCTCGATCAGCTCGGCGGCCTATTGACTATTGGTGGCGGTGCCCCGACGTGGCTGATGCACCGCATTAGAAATCTGTAGGGTTTGACTGCTAATTCTGACCGCAATGTAGGCATAAATACCTTCGCTTGTAGGCAATTTCCGAAAATCAAAAATAGCCTCAAGATGTCTACTTCGGCCAAGACTTTTTTGAATCTTCTTTTTATATTCCGTCGCCTGTCAACTCGCGAAGGAAAGCAAAAATGGCATTTGACGCATTTATCAAAATCGAAGGTATCCCTGGTGAATCGCTGGACGATAAACACAAAGACTGGATAGAAATTACCGACTACAACTTCGGTGTCCGTCAAAGCACCTCTGCCACTGCCAGCTCCTCAGGTGGCGCGTCGTCGGGGCGTGCCACATTGTCAGACTTCAGCTTTACCAAACTTCTCGATAAAGCCAGCAGCAAGCTGTTTGAAGCCAGTTGCGCGGGCAAACACATTTCCAAACTGACGTTGTCCCTCAATCGAGCAGGCGGCGACAAGCTCAAGTACTTTGAAATCGAACTTGAAGAAGTGATCATTTCAGACTTCGCACACGGCGGAGGCAGTGGTGAACCGGTGGAATACGTCCAAATTAATTACGGCCGGATAAAAACCACCTACACCGAACAAAAACGAGCAAGCGGCGGTGCCGGCGGCAACATCACCGGTGGCTGGGACCGTATTAGCAACAAGGTTCACGGCTGAGGAACGCCCATGTCAAAGCCTTACGCGTTCATCAACGAACAGATGCAGACCTACGCCACCCTCAAAGCCAAACTGGGGCTCAGCGGAAATGCCGGGGCAAAGTTCGACATGCTCAATGCCCACATCCGCAACGCGGTAGTGATGCCGGGGCACGTCATCATTGTTGGAGACGACTCAACCCAGTCTTGTACCGGGGAAGAGGCAGAAATGATGAAACTGGCGGTTCACGTGCGTCAGGGGCTGAGGAATAACGCAGCGGGTGGCGACGGCCATCTGATCAAGAATTATGATTTTCTGCAAAAGCTGCTGGGCTACACCTCCCTTGGAATCGGAGCGTCTACGGGCGCTTGGGGCAACCACCTGAAAGGGGTCGAAAACACCCTTGGCGAAATCGCAACGCTGCACAAACAACTCTTGGGCAGCAATAGTCAACGGGCCAAAAATGCCTTTATCACCCAGCGACGGGTTCTTTTCAGCAAACTTGAAACGCAACTGGAGGGTTTTGCGCGATACGGGACTGGTTTAAAGAACAAAGGCCCTATTAAGAAAATGCTGGGTATCTCCACCAAAAGTTATCTTCACACAGGGGAAATCAAGGGCTATGCGAAAACCTTGAGC
This window contains:
- a CDS encoding aconitase family protein — its product is MPDISLSGRSLVAGSAQGELLYSDVGLSFWGGVDPFSGEIIDRHHPLWGEVLAHRVLAIPSGRGSCTGSSVLLELILNGHAPAALVFEHVDDILTLGVLIAEQMFHRSIPVMCVGREGFAALRDVRYVQIEAGLLSGFSQPQLMPEVPAAAVYTPVLPSTITLNCRDRELLEGAHGKAAQVAMHIILRIAELQGATELLDVTQAHIDGCIYTGPASLRFAQQLVAWGANVSVPTTLNSISVDKRRWREQGIDVALGVPASQLGDAYLAMGAKVSFTCAPYLLDSAPKAGEQIVWAESNAVVYANSVLGARTLKYPDYLDICIALTGRAPLTGCHVDQQRHATLCIELPPLAELDDAFYPLLGYHVGLLAGSEIPVICGLETRQPTLDDLKAFGAAFATTSGAPMFHIVGVTPEAATVEHALGNQPAPRTLHITLEDLQGSWKELNSAEEAKVDLVSLGNPHFSLSECATLAALCHGHTKHPDLAMVITCGRAIHAQAIKAGYVTALESFGAQFVTDTCWCMLGEPVVPVQARTLMTNSGKYAHYAPGLVGRLVHFGSLAACVDAACAGETKGRLPRWLDDTVEVPAHV
- a CDS encoding amino acid ABC transporter permease is translated as MFDYTFHWRAALKALPDMLDGAVVTFQTAALSMIFGVIIALLLTLIRQGDNRWLRGLGDLWVSIARNTPSLFQIYMLYFGLGSFGLHVSSWLALLAGITFNNAGYLAENFRGGLKAVPDTQMRAARSLGMSAPQAYRLVIVPQLLRIVFYPLTNQMVWAVLMTSLGVVVGLNNDLTGVTQDYNVKTFRTFEFFALAAVIYYLIAKLIVGVARLLSWRLFRY
- a CDS encoding transporter substrate-binding domain-containing protein, whose product is MKKHVTAVALTALVGACCIGTAQADKLDSIIESGTLRCAVTLDFPPMGSRDATNTPIGFDVDYCNDLAKTLGVKAEIVDTPFPDRIPALVSGRADVIVGSTSDTLERAKTVGMTIPYFAFQMMVVAHKGKGIAKYEDLKGRPVGNTSGTFEAIALEKDVKAWNDPKGSFRAYQNQNDTIQAVEQGHIDATVITNTVSAAVIKTGKFPDLDIVGPAPYVIDYVALAAKRDEYGLINYLNLFIQHQVRDGRYKELYAKWVGGDPVNLTVPGVYR
- a CDS encoding dihydrodipicolinate synthase family protein; this encodes MSRTVNWSGVFPAVTTQFRSDFSIDFEATHTVIQNLVRDGVSGLIICGTVGENTSLSSEEKIQLVEVAKDASAGRVPVLSGIAEFTSANATKLAKEIQRVGADGIMLMPALVYSAKPHEAAAHFRSVATSIDLPVMVYNNPPIYKNDVTPDILISLADCENIVCFKDSSGDTRRFIDVRNEVGDRFVLFAGLDDVVLESIAVGAVGWVSGMSNAFPKEGETLFRLARDGRFKEAMPLYEWFMPLLHLDARPDLVQCIKLCEELAGRGTSLTRPPRLPLPDVDREFVEKLMSKALANRPVLLDVGL
- a CDS encoding SpoIIE family protein phosphatase — encoded protein: MPTIDVAGANSQVMEMFSSHRDLTSLAVLEDDKPIGLINRTIFLSQMSKPFHRELYDKKSCIAFMDKEPLIVDAAMSIEALTFKTVEFGEKTLADGFIITREGRFLGLGSGLQLMGVVAAMQAEKNRQIMQSIEYASVIQRAMLRASRETLALTLRDAALVWEPRDVVGGDFYHFATHDDGWFGAVADCTGHGVPGAFMTLIASSSLSKALEHLGPRNPAALLASVNRTVKGLLGQVNGIDDTPESDDGLDAAFFWFDTQRSELTFAGARIALHILRPDADQFDTLAGQRMGVGYVDSHANYEWTQNTVAVPPASILFIATDGLTDQIGGPRKIGFGKRQTCDVILAHRSEPASVICEQLRQTLATWQATQSRRDDLTLFCARIQDNL
- a CDS encoding amino acid ABC transporter ATP-binding protein, encoding MIEIDNVYKSFGELDVIKGVSLTVNKGEVVSIIGGSGSGKSTLLMCINGLESIKSGSIRVDGTEVHNKSTDLNKLRQKIGIVFQQFNAFPHLTVLENVMLAPRKVLGKSAAEAEELAVKQLTHVGLADKLNVFPGKLSGGQQQRMAIARALAMSPNYMLFDEATSALDPQLVGEVLDTMRMLAEDGMTMVLVTHEIRFARDVSDRVAFLRSGLVHEIGTPEQVIGNPQRAETIEFLKSVH
- a CDS encoding amino acid ABC transporter permease; protein product: MFTTSFTTSDFMYLMQGAWVTILLTLAAMLIGTLAGLLCGVLRALFPRSTVPLAWLLDVFRSVPLLIQFVLFNALKSIVGLNWSAFTVGCVVLGVYATAYCTEIVRGGVLAVPFTLRRASRSLGLSYLQDLRFIVLPIALRVSFPGWLNLTLSVMKDTALVMWIGIIELLRASQTIVTRIDEPLLVLSIAGLIYYVMSLVVARLGARLETRWQEND
- a CDS encoding type VI secretion system tube protein Hcp produces the protein MAFDAFIKIEGIPGESLDDKHKDWIEITDYNFGVRQSTSATASSSGGASSGRATLSDFSFTKLLDKASSKLFEASCAGKHISKLTLSLNRAGGDKLKYFEIELEEVIISDFAHGGGSGEPVEYVQINYGRIKTTYTEQKRASGGAGGNITGGWDRISNKVHG
- a CDS encoding trans-3-hydroxy-L-proline dehydratase, coding for MRSSKVIHVISCHAEGEVGDVIVGGVVPPPGDTLWEQSRWVANDTVLRNFVLNEPRGGVFRHVNLLVPAKNPLAQMGFIIMEPADVPPMSGSNSMCVATVLLDAGILPMTEPQTRLILEAPGGLIEVIAQCRNGKAERVEVRNVASFADKLNATLEVPGLGSIQVDTAYGGDSFVIVDSARLGFSLTADEATDLVAMGLKITQAANEQLGFTHPLNPDWNHISFCQIAAPVTRSEGVASAANAVVIRPGKIDRSPCGTGCSARMAVLHAKGQLAVGERFIGRSIIGSEFHCRIDSVTHVADKPAIVPCLSGRAWITGTHQHMLDPSDPYPVGYQLSDTWPVHLNI